One stretch of Muribaculum intestinale DNA includes these proteins:
- a CDS encoding sigma-54-dependent transcriptional regulator: protein MDEFLITTQNSLMNIDNDPPSSRRLLIYSSRIEDGKKLEEVFSKTGTKVQTTNSVSDAKRILERNDFSMLVVAVADKDCDGMKLLEWTNDTILGIKKVGIAKNQCVELYNKVYKLGADHLFYFDSLVIDKLTLAIEELHKNGKRWFERKSGGFQGCSKRIIAECSSDATLLLAGPHGVGKSAIARLIHDNSPRRSEPFIVAECAHYMSAAETMDIFRGKELGIKHPLYRNQQGLLAQANRGTLFIHEVCHLPIHVQEVLATVIQRGVFTPQNLTKEVKFSGRIIFSTNVDLAEKVRAGEFSEALYHCIHSNVLRVPPLSDCLDDVIPLAECFIKQYCAENGLSVPRLTKGAINKLNNHIWVSNVRELYSTIVRACSEYRGDTIGKDDITLYETEKEVSHHSRRYRVTKALQHTKGNKAQAAKLLEINRTTLYAWMKAEGISKDYR from the coding sequence ATGGATGAATTTCTAATCACAACCCAAAATAGTCTTATGAATATAGACAATGATCCACCGAGTAGTCGGCGCCTTCTCATCTATAGTTCCCGGATAGAGGATGGCAAGAAGCTGGAAGAGGTATTTTCCAAAACGGGGACAAAAGTACAGACTACCAATAGTGTCAGCGATGCAAAAAGGATACTCGAAAGAAATGATTTCAGTATGCTTGTTGTGGCAGTCGCAGACAAAGATTGCGATGGAATGAAACTATTGGAATGGACAAATGATACTATTTTAGGTATCAAGAAAGTTGGAATCGCAAAAAATCAATGTGTCGAGCTATATAATAAGGTGTATAAGCTCGGTGCAGACCATCTTTTCTATTTCGACTCGCTTGTAATAGACAAGCTCACACTTGCTATCGAAGAGTTGCATAAGAACGGGAAAAGATGGTTTGAGCGTAAAAGCGGAGGATTTCAGGGATGCTCCAAGAGAATCATTGCTGAATGTAGTTCAGATGCCACATTACTGCTTGCCGGGCCTCATGGCGTAGGCAAAAGTGCCATAGCAAGACTCATACACGATAACAGCCCTCGTCGTTCTGAACCATTCATCGTTGCGGAATGTGCCCATTACATGAGCGCAGCGGAAACAATGGATATATTCCGTGGAAAAGAATTAGGTATCAAGCATCCTCTCTACCGCAACCAACAAGGGTTATTGGCTCAGGCCAACAGAGGAACGCTGTTTATCCATGAGGTATGCCACCTTCCTATCCATGTTCAGGAAGTTCTTGCAACTGTTATCCAACGAGGCGTTTTCACACCGCAGAACCTCACGAAAGAGGTAAAATTCTCAGGTCGTATAATATTCTCGACAAATGTTGATCTCGCTGAAAAAGTAAGAGCCGGTGAATTTTCGGAAGCATTATATCATTGCATACATAGTAATGTATTGCGAGTTCCACCCCTATCAGATTGTCTTGATGATGTGATTCCACTTGCAGAATGCTTCATAAAACAGTATTGCGCCGAAAATGGATTAAGTGTCCCCCGTTTGACAAAAGGGGCTATCAACAAATTGAATAATCACATCTGGGTCAGCAATGTCCGCGAATTATACAGCACTATTGTCCGTGCATGTTCTGAATACAGAGGCGACACCATTGGCAAGGATGATATTACATTGTATGAGACAGAAAAAGAAGTCAGCCATCACTCCCGAAGGTATCGTGTCACCAAAGCCTTACAGCACACGAAGGGAAATAAAGCACAGGCGGCTAAACTGCTCGAAATCAATCGTACAACTCTATATGCGTGGATGAAGGCAGAAGGTATTTCAAAGGATTATAGATAA